DNA from Amycolatopsis sp. DSM 110486:
GAACGCCAGCCCGGACGCGCCCACCGTGTAGGTGTTCGACGGCCCGACCAGCCAGACCCCCAGGCCCGACACGATCCAGATGATCGCCGTGACCACCGCCCAGCGCCCGATCCCCGCCGCCATCGCCAGGAACGACAGCACGAGCACCGGCACGGTGTTCGAGAACAGGTGCCCCCACCCGGCGTGCAGCAGCGGCGCCCACAGGATCCCGTCGAGCCCTGAGGCCTGCCTCGACACGATGCCCCCGTGGTCGAGGTTCGCGGGCAGGATCACGTCCAGCAGCTCCACCAGGTAGAGCACGAGCGTGAACCCCACCGCGACGATCGCTGCCGCCTTGGGGTTGGGCGGCAGGATGCGCTTCGCCACGTCGGTGGCTTTCGCCTTGTCCGCCGGCTGATCCCCGAACGGCATGGGCTGCGGTGGGAGTGTGCTCACGGGTTCCAGGCTACGTTCGTCCGGTCCGGGTGGCCTCGGGTGAATTCCCTGATGTTCGAGTTCAGGGCCGTTCTCACGACCGCCGCGACGGCCGGCTGATCATGTTTGCCGGCCCGCACAGCCGTTGCGGCAAGTAGTGGTGAGAAGCCGTCGTCCTGCCGTTGCGGATCGTGTCTTTCTCGTCATGTCCATTGCCGCGGTGAAGCACCGGGCGATGTTTCTCGCACGCCGTTCTCGACCGGAGCCGCCCGAAGCCACCCGCGCTCGACCGCTAGTGGCTGTGATCGAACGGGCTCTCCCCCGGCGTGAGTTCCGAGAAGACCTTGATGAGGTGCTCCGCCGTGGCCTCCTCGGTCTGGCCGGCCGTCGCCTCCTCGAACTCGGCGCTGCTGATCGCGATTCGGGCGCTGCGCGGGAACATCGCCTGCTCGTACTCGGACAGCGCGGCCTCGACGTCGCCCGGGTGGGCGGCGAGGGCCTGGGCGAGTTCGGCGGCGTCGAGCATGGCGAGGTTGGCGCCTTCGCCGTTGGGGGGCATGAGGTGGGCGGCGTCGCCGATGAGGGTCACGCCCGGCACGCGGTCCCAGCAGTGCTCGAGGGGCAGGACGTAGTGCGGGCGCAGCACGGGTGGGGTGTCTCCGTCGGTGATCAGTGCCGTCAGTTCCGGGGCCCAGCCGGTGAACTCCTGCGCGACGTGGGCGGCGGCACCGGCCGGGTCGGTGAAGTCGACGGCCGCGAACCAGTCGAGCGGCCGCGTCAGTGACACGTACGTGTGGATGGTGTCACCGCTTTCGCGGTGGGCCATGATGCCCTTGTCCTGCCCGATGGCACCCATCGAGCCGCCGCCGACGGCCTTGGCGGTGGCGGGGTGGCGGGTGTCGGCCTCGTACAG
Protein-coding regions in this window:
- a CDS encoding rhomboid family intramembrane serine protease, producing the protein MSTLPPQPMPFGDQPADKAKATDVAKRILPPNPKAAAIVAVGFTLVLYLVELLDVILPANLDHGGIVSRQASGLDGILWAPLLHAGWGHLFSNTVPVLVLSFLAMAAGIGRWAVVTAIIWIVSGLGVWLVGPSNTYTVGASGLAFGWLAFLLVRGIFNRAFGQIVVAVVLLGVWSGMLWGLLPGNPGISWQGHLFGALAGVLAAWLTARGDRPKKKAAGSLEV
- a CDS encoding NAD(P)/FAD-dependent oxidoreductase, which gives rise to MNTVTIIGAGLGGLILARVLHVHGIPATVYEAEDSPSSRAQGGMLDIHDYNGQIAIEAAELSDEFRGLILDGRQQTRFLDREGTVLFDKADDGTGGRPEVQRGELRQLLLDSLPAGTVRWGHKVLEARTREDGRHEATFTDGSVVVSDLLVGADGAWSRVRPLLSSAVPVYSGTAMVETYLYEADTRHPATAKAVGGGSMGAIGQDKGIMAHRESGDTIHTYVSLTRPLDWFAAVDFTDPAGAAAHVAQEFTGWAPELTALITDGDTPPVLRPHYVLPLEHCWDRVPGVTLIGDAAHLMPPNGEGANLAMLDAAELAQALAAHPGDVEAALSEYEQAMFPRSARIAISSAEFEEATAGQTEEATAEHLIKVFSELTPGESPFDHSH